TCGAAACGTCAATCAATGTCAAATATGGCACCTTGACCGTAGGGTAGGGGCTTAAGTTCTAATTTCCGCAATCAAGGGGGGTCCCATGAAAAAAGCGATTCTCGGCGCAACCAATATTTCATTTTTCCCGCTCATCTTCGGCACGCTTCCCTTGGGGCCGCTTCAGGCCGGCCTTTCCCCTTCAGAGGGGGGGCGCCTCATTCGCCATGCCCTCGAACATGGGGTTACCATGCTCGACACCGCTACGCTTTACGATACTTACCCCCATGTCCGTGAGGGGATAACCGGCTGGCAGGGTGACGTCACGATTGTAACAAAAACCCATGCCAACGATGGGCCGACAGCCCGATCCCATGTGGAGAAGGGATTGCGGGAACTGGGCCGCGAGCGGCTCGACATTGTTCACCTCCATGGGGCCAGGGTTGCCGATCCTTTTACCGAGCGGATAGAGGTGCTTGAGGAATTGCTGAGGATGAAGGATGAGGGGAAAATAGGCCATGTCGGATTGTCATCGCACTATATCTGTGCCATCCGGAAAGCGGCCGACCATCAGGAGATTGAAGTTGTCCACCCCCTTATCAACCGCACCGGCATGGGGATTCTCGACGGCAGCGCTGTTGAGATGGCGGAGGCCATAGCCGGGTGCGCCAGGGCCGGCAAGGGTGTTTACGCCATGAAGGCCCTGGCGGGGGGGAATCTGATCGCCGAGGCGCGGGAGAGTCTCGCTTACGTTCGGGGGCTCGAAGGGGTACACGGCGTTGCCATCGGTATGCTCTCCGAGGCTGAAATTGAGGCAAATATCGCCCTGTTCTCCGGCAAGGCACCCGAGGACGAAGTGTGGCGGCAGTTGGAAAGCCGTCGCCGGAAACTACGGATCATGGAGAACTTCTGCAAGGGATGCGGCGGCTGCGTCGATGCCTGTGCCAGCGGAGCCCTTTCCATTGCCAATGGCAAGGCGGTTCTCGATGAAGAATCATGCATCCTCTGCGGATACTGCGCTGCTTCGTGTCCCGAATTCATTATTCGGGTGGTCTGATTTATTAATCGTATGGTTTATCTCGTTGTTGTTGATGAGTGATAAACAGTGCCAAAGATGGCTACGTGCCGGGATGCGAACAGTATGATGAGAAAAGAAGGGTGCCCGGAGATCGACAGGAAGCGCTGCAAAGGGTGCGGGCGTTGCGTCTCGGCATGCGAGGCCCGGCTCATAAGCCTTGAGACGGATGGGGTGCAAAAAATAGCTGCGGTGCGTGATTGCGAACGGTGTAATCAATGCGGGAAATGTGTCGAGGATTGCCTATACGGGGCAATTTCCTTCCGGATGATGCCGTAGGCATGAGCTTTCCACGAGGCCTGTGGATAACCTCCCTTAAATTGTGGATACCCACAGTAATTCTTAAGTATCCTTCAGTACTTTACCAGTCTGCACAACGTATAGGCACAAGCTGTAACTGATTGAAATAGCGTGTCAATAACTTTTCATGTTTTCGTAGAACAGGAAAACTAGCAGAATAACAAGGGCTGCCGCGATGAACATCAGCACGATGGCAATGATTGTGTTGATGGTGTCCTGAATCTTTTCCCTCGGTGTTCGGTCTTCCCTGATATAACGGCCCATTTCTGTCATCCTCCGCCCGGTACGGCGTACTGTATCAAGGCTCCTGCCGGCTAATGATTGCTTAAACACTATCTAAAACTACACCTAATAGCAAGTTCCACTATCCGAAACCTGCCGGATTGCCTGTAGATCCCCGTTATTCGCAACCATCTCCGGTTGCATCGCGCCCAGGGCGGCCGTATACTTGTTTCTACCGTTAATCGTCAAGCACTCCTTTTTCTTGTACTTATTGCTGCGGGATTTACCAGCCTGCCCGGAATTTTGATGGAAACTCTTGCCGATATTTTTTCTTTATTTCATCAACGCGGAGGGACAACCGCTTTCGTTTATCGGACGGGGGTTCGTTGTCTTTCCTTTTCCTATCTGGAATTCCATGACCTGTCGCTGAAAATGAACCGCTGGCTACTGAGCCAGGGGATAGGGGAGGGTGACAGGGTTGTTCTCTGGGCGCCCAATTCTCCCTGGTGGGCGGTGGCTTTCTGGGGACTCATGGCCCGTGGCGCCGTGGCGGTGCCTGTGGACTTCATGTCAGGCACTGACAGGGCCGAAACCATTGCCGAACTTACGGGGGCAAAACTCGTAATCCAGAGCAGAGACAAACTCGATCGCCTGACCGGGCGGCCATCGGTGCTTGTGGAGGATCTCGGCTTTCTCCTGGAAGCGGCAGAACCCCTGGCTATCAGCCACAAACCCTCTCCGGACGACATGGCCGAGCTTATCTATACTTCCGGCACCACTGGCAATCCCAAGGGGGTCATACTTACCCACCGGAACCTTGTCGCAAATCTTTTGCAGGTCAATAGCCACATCCCCATAGTAACGTCCGATTTCGGTTTTCTGTCACTTCTCCCCCTGTCGCACATGTTCGAACAAATGGGGGGATTCTTCACCCCCCTCTACAGGGGAGCCTCCATCGTCTACATCCGGACCCTCAAGCCCTCGGCAATCATGGAGGCGTTGGGCGATGAGGACATCTACGCAATTATTGCCGTTCCGCGGCTCCTCCAGCTGCTGAAAGGTTCCATCGAACGGGAGTTTGAGGCGAAAGGGCTCGGCCCTCTGCTCAAGGGCGTTTTGAAAGCGGCAGAAAAGATGCCGCAGGGGATGCGTTCGATTCTGTTCGGCCCAATCCACCGAAAATTCGGTCAAAATTTCAGCCTTTTCGTCTCTGGCGGAGCCCCGCTTGATCCGGATGTCTTCAGATTCTGGAATACCCTTGGCTTTAAAGTGCTTGAGGGATATGGGCTTACCGAGTGCTCCCCTGTTCTGACCGCAAATACCGTGGAACGACAGGTGCCGGGTTCGGTGGGGAAACCCCTTGAGGGGGTTGAGCTGAAGCTTGAGGAGGGGGAAATCATTGCCAGGGGCGACAACATCTTTCCCGGATATTACGGCAACGAAGAGGCGACTTCCGGAGCATTCGTCAATGGCTGGTTCCGCACCGGAGATCTGGGAGAGTTCGATTCGGATGGCTGGCTCCGCATCAAGGGAAGGAGCAAAGAGCTCATCGTTACCGGAGCCGGGGTAAATGTCTACCCCGATGAAATCGAAGCGATCCTGAACCGGACCCCAGGGGTCCGTGAAGCATGCGTCATCGGCCTGGACCGCGGCAAGGGGGACGAGGTGCATGGTGTCCTGATTCCCGATGACAGCGGCCGGCCGGTCCAGGAGATAATTGATGAAGTTAACGGGATGCTCGACGAACTTCACCGTATCACCAGTTTCAGCGTCTGGCCCGAAGGGGACTTTCCAAAGACCACTACGCTGAAGATTCGCAAGTTTCAGGTCAAGGAGCGCGTTGAGCAGGGGGAAGGCGACTCGGGAAGCGGTCGTGGCCTCGACCGTCTTGCAAATCTCAT
The nucleotide sequence above comes from Geobacter benzoatilyticus. Encoded proteins:
- a CDS encoding aldo/keto reductase; its protein translation is MKKAILGATNISFFPLIFGTLPLGPLQAGLSPSEGGRLIRHALEHGVTMLDTATLYDTYPHVREGITGWQGDVTIVTKTHANDGPTARSHVEKGLRELGRERLDIVHLHGARVADPFTERIEVLEELLRMKDEGKIGHVGLSSHYICAIRKAADHQEIEVVHPLINRTGMGILDGSAVEMAEAIAGCARAGKGVYAMKALAGGNLIAEARESLAYVRGLEGVHGVAIGMLSEAEIEANIALFSGKAPEDEVWRQLESRRRKLRIMENFCKGCGGCVDACASGALSIANGKAVLDEESCILCGYCAASCPEFIIRVV
- a CDS encoding 4Fe-4S dicluster domain-containing protein; its protein translation is MRKEGCPEIDRKRCKGCGRCVSACEARLISLETDGVQKIAAVRDCERCNQCGKCVEDCLYGAISFRMMP
- a CDS encoding AMP-binding protein, which translates into the protein METLADIFSLFHQRGGTTAFVYRTGVRCLSFSYLEFHDLSLKMNRWLLSQGIGEGDRVVLWAPNSPWWAVAFWGLMARGAVAVPVDFMSGTDRAETIAELTGAKLVIQSRDKLDRLTGRPSVLVEDLGFLLEAAEPLAISHKPSPDDMAELIYTSGTTGNPKGVILTHRNLVANLLQVNSHIPIVTSDFGFLSLLPLSHMFEQMGGFFTPLYRGASIVYIRTLKPSAIMEALGDEDIYAIIAVPRLLQLLKGSIEREFEAKGLGPLLKGVLKAAEKMPQGMRSILFGPIHRKFGQNFSLFVSGGAPLDPDVFRFWNTLGFKVLEGYGLTECSPVLTANTVERQVPGSVGKPLEGVELKLEEGEIIARGDNIFPGYYGNEEATSGAFVNGWFRTGDLGEFDSDGWLRIKGRSKELIVTGAGVNVYPDEIEAILNRTPGVREACVIGLDRGKGDEVHGVLIPDDSGRPVQEIIDEVNGMLDELHRITSFSVWPEGDFPKTTTLKIRKFQVKERVEQGEGDSGSGRGLDRLANLIATITGVPPEKVTDEALLVTDLGLTSIARLELVNSLEIEYRLDLEDSVIGPQTRVADLREMLRRREKVISRDHFRNWAMGGIALSVRRLLDAVLHGPLVRAFVTLETVGTEHLKADTGPVMFVSNHLSYFDQPTIMSALPQSWRYNTATAVWEEFFFRNFRNMLQRFWKRLAYEYVSVAFTVFPLSQSRGFRRTLRFMGRLVDRGMSILIFPEGERSLDGSLLSFQQGIGVMVRELGIPVVPVKIKGLETVYPRGASWPKRGTVTVVFGQPIHFRGESPAEIVDRARRAVQEL